One genomic window of Conger conger chromosome 7, fConCon1.1, whole genome shotgun sequence includes the following:
- the aldocb gene encoding fructose-bisphosphate aldolase C-B, with protein sequence MTHQYPALTPDQKKELQDIAERIVAPGKGILAADESVGSMAKRLNQIGVENTEENRRLYRQLLFSADERIDSCIGGVIFFHETMYQSADDGTSFVKMIRDRGMVVGIKVDKGVVPLAGTDGETTTQGLDGLSERCAQYKKDGADFAKWRCVLKISENTPSELAIMENANVLARYASICQQNGIVPIVEPEILPDGDHDLKRCQYVTEKVLAAVYKALSDHHIYLEGTLLKPNMVTPGHACPNKFGSEEIAMATVTALRRTVPPAVTGVTFLSGGQSEEEASVNLNAINTCPLGKPWALTFSYGRALQASALNAWRGQKENESAATEEFIKRAEVNGLAALGKYVSSGSCGAAGQSLYVANHAY encoded by the exons ATGACGCACCAGTACCCAGCCCTCACTCCCGATCAGAAGAAGGAGCTCCAGGACATTGCGGAACGCATCGTCGCTCCCGGAAAGGGCATCCTGGCCGCCGATGAGTCTGTTG GCAGCATGGCGAAGCGCCTGAACCAGATCGGCGTGGAGAACACGGAGGAGAACCGCCGGCTGTACCGCCAGCTCCTCTTCAGCGCGGACGAGCGCATCGACAGCTGCATCGGCGGGGTCATCTTCTTCCACGAGACCATGTACCAGAGCGCAGATGATGGCACCTCTTTCGTCAAGATGATCAGGGACCGGGGCATGGTCGTGGGAATCAAG GTGGACAAAGGTGTCGTCCCATTGGCTGGAACAGATGGAGAGACCACTACCCAGG GGCTGGACGGTCTGTCCGAGCGCTGTGCCCAGTACAAGAAGGACGGCGCCGACTTCGCTAAGTGGCGCTGCGTGCTGAAGATCAGCGAGAACACGCCCTCCGAGCTGGCCATCATGGAGAACGCCAACGTCCTCGCCCGCTATGCCAGCATCTGCCAGCAG AACGGAATCGTGCCCATCGTGGAGCCAGAGATCCTGCCTGACGGAGATCACGACCTGAAGCGCTGCCAGTACGTCACAGAGAAG GTCCTAGCTGCTGTGTACAAGGCCCTGTCTGACCACCACATCTACCTTGAGGGCACCCTTCTGAAGCCCAACATGGTGACCCCTGGCCATGCCTGCCCCAACAAGTTTGGCTCTGAGGAGATTGCCATGGCAACGGTTACTGCCCTGCGTCGCACAGTGCCCCCTGCTGTCACAG GAGTGACCTTCCTGTCCGGAGGCCAGAGCGAGGAGGAGGCGTCCGTTAACCTGAACGCCATCAACACCTGCCCACTGGGCAAGCCctgggccctgaccttctcctacGGCCGGGCCCTGCAGGCCTCCGCCCTCAACGCCTGGCGCGGGCAGAAGGAGAACGAGAGCGCTGCCACCGAGGAGTTCATCAAGCGCGCCGAG GTGAACGGTTTAGCAGCACTGGGCAAGTACGTGTCCAGTGGCAGCTGTGGAGCGGCTGGACAGTCTCTCTACGTGGCCAATCACGCCTACTGA